The proteins below come from a single Corylus avellana chromosome ca3, CavTom2PMs-1.0 genomic window:
- the LOC132175615 gene encoding uncharacterized protein LOC132175615 — MPRRLFACFGKGGASNKCSSGERSSVTADVAAEEDRRGGAVLVELFSSQGCATSPAAEMVLSRLGRGDFDGQELPPVVVLAFHVDYWDYMGWKDPFGSSQWTVRQKAYVEALKLDTMFTPQVVVQGRAQCVGNDENALLAAIKDAPRFPAPTFQASFQRASPDSLQVSLAGSLRTKVDNHGANVMVALYESGLVTDCPKGENKGRVLSNDFVVRKLEKLCTVKDISAKKAIKGTVNFSLWEGFHGSNCWVAVFVQNSSHQIFGSQNFLLPDDI; from the exons ATGCCGCGTCGCTTATTCGCCTGCTTCGGCAAAGGAGGTGCCTCGAACAAGTGCTCGTCCGGGGAGCGGAGCAGCGTGACGGCTGACGTGGCGGCGGAGGAGGATCGGCGCGGCGGGGCTGTGCTGGTGGAGCTGTTCTCGTCGCAGGGTTGCGCCACGTCGCCCGCGGCGGAGATGGTGTTGTCGAGGCTGGGGAGGGGGGACTTCGACGGCCAGGAGCTGCCGCCGGTGGTGGTGCTCGCCTTTCATGTGGACTACTGGGACTACATGGGCTGGAAAGACCCATTCGGGTCGAGCCAGTGGACCGTCAGACAAAAGGCCTACGTGGAGGCCCTCAAACTCGACACCATGTTCACGCCCCAGGTGGTGGTCCAGGGTAGAGCCCAATGCGTTGGGAATGATGAGAATGCTCTCTTGGCGGCGATTAAGGACGCACCGAGGTTCCCTGCTCCCACGTTCCAG GCAAGCTTCCAAAGGGCTTCGCCAGACTCCCTTCAAGTTTCCCTAGCAGGAAGTCTAAGGACGAAGGTGGATAATCATGGCGCCAATGTCATGGTGGCATTGTATGAAAGCGGCTTGGTGACTGACTGCCCCAAGGGGGAGAACAAAGGCCGAGTTCTTTCCAACGACTTCGTCGTTCGAAAACTCGAAAAGCTCTGCACTGTCAAAGACATCTCTGCCAAGAAGGCGATAAAGGGGACTGTTAACTTCTCCCTGTGGGAAGGATTCCATGGCAGCAACTGTTGGGTAGCCGTCTTCGTTCAAAACAGCTCTCATCAAATTTTTGGTTCGCAGAATTTTCTGTTGCCGGATGACATATGA
- the LOC132174634 gene encoding cyclic nucleotide-gated ion channel 4 encodes MASVQEISNASRMQYMTDDYQSSDIEEEDEEGEEVSEEEEEEKGENGSSNGDCKNIYFMFGPRRGEGWSLGQVLDPRAKWVQEWNRVFLLVCATGLFLDPLFFYALSISDTCMCLFIDGWFAITVTVLRCMTDALHIWNMWLQLKMANRSFAVGATAGLRDTCPRTVALRYLKAKRGFLFDLFVILPLPQVVLWVAIPSLLERGEVTIVMTVFLIIFLFQYLPKIYHSVCLLRRMQNFSGYIFGTVWWGIALNLIAYFVASHAAGACWYLLGIQRSAKCLKEQCGATSSCGLRILSCKEPIYYGTASMVRDRSRLDWAENKNARSTCLESADNYNYGAYKWTVQLVANDSRLEKILFPIFWGLMTLSTFGNLESTTEWLEVVFNIIVLTSGLLLVTMLIGNIKVFLHATTSKKQAMQLKMRNIEWWMKKRQLPQGFRHRVRNYERHRWAAMRGVDECQMIRNLPEGLRRDIKYHLCLDLVRQVPLFQHMDDLVLENICDRVKSLIFTKGETITSEGDPVQRMLFIVRGHLQSSQVLRDGVKSCCMLGPGNFSGDELLSWCLRRPFIERLPPSSSTLVTLETTEAFGLEADDVKYVTQHFRYTFVNEKVKRSARYYSPGWRTWAAVAIQLAWRRYKHRLTLTSLSFIRPRRPVSRCSSMGEDRLRLYTALLTSPKPNQDDFDF; translated from the exons atgGCTAGTGTGCAAGAAATCTCGAATGCTTCACGCATGCAGTACATGACGGATGACTATCAGAGCAGCGatattgaagaagaagacgaggaaggagaagaagttagcgaagaggaagaagaggagaaggGCGAGAATGGAAGCTCGAATGGCGACTGCAAAAACATCTACTTCATGTTCGGACCTCGGCGGGGAGAAGGGTGGTCGCTAGGGCAGGTGTTGGACCCTCGAGCCAAGTGGGTTCAAGAATGGAACAGGGTGTTCCTCCTGGTGTGCGCCACGGGGCTCTTTCTAGACCCTCTCTTCTTCTACGCGCTCTCCATAAGCGACACGTGCATGTGCCTCTTCATCGACGGTTGGTTCGCCATCACCGTCACCGTGCTTCGTTGCATGACCGACGCGTTGCACATCTGGAACATGTGGTTGCAGCTCAAGATGGCTAACCGCTCCTTCGCCGTTGGCGCCACGGCGGGGCTCCGGGACACCTGTCCTCGCACCGTCGCTCTCCGCTACTTGAAGGCCAAGAGAGGCTTTCTCTTCGATCTCTTTGTCATTTTGCCTCTGCCACAG GTTGTCTTATGGGTGGCAATTCCCTCTCTTCTGGAAAGAGGGGAAGTAACTATTGTGATGACAGTATTCTTAATAATATTTCTGTTCCAGTATCTGCCAAAGATCTACCACTCTGTCTGCCTCCTGCGCCGCATGCAAAACTTCTCCGGCTACATTTTTGGAACAGTTTGGTGGGGAATAGCCCTCAACTTGATCGCATATTTTGTAGCCTCTCAT GCAGCGGGAGCATGTTGGTACTTGCTAGGAATCCAAAGATCTGCAAAGTGCCTGAAAGAGCAATGTGGAGCAACAAGTAGCTGTGGCTTAAGAATACTATCTTGTAAAGAACCTATCTATTACGGAACTGCGAGCATGGTGAGAGACAGATCCCGACTTGATTGGGCTGAGAACAAAAACGCAAGGTCTACATGCTTAGAAAGTGCCGATAATTACAATTATGGAGCTTATAAATGGACTGTTCAACTTGTTGCCAACGATAGCCGCTTAGAGAAGATCCTTTTTCCCATCTTTTGGGGCCTAATGACCCTCAG CACCTTTGGGAACTTGGAGAGCACCACAGAATGGTTAGAAGTTGTTTTCAATATCATCGTTCTCACCAGTGGACTCCTTCTCGTCACCATGTTGATCGGAAATATCAAG GTGTTCTTGCACGCAACAACGTCGAAGAAGCAAGCAATGCAATTGAAAATGAGGAATATAGAGTGGTGGATGAAAAAGAGGCAGTTGCCGCAGGGGTTCCGGCATCGAGTGCGCAACTATGAGCGGCATCGATGGGCCGCAATGCGTGGAGTTGATGAGTGCCAGATGATACGTAACCTCCCTGAAGGCCTTCGGAGGGACATCAAGTACCACCTCTGCTTGGACTTGGTCAGACAG GTGCCATTGTTCCAGCACATGGATGATCTGGTCCTCGAGAACATATGTGACCGTGTGAAGTCCCTCATATTCACCAAGGGAGAAACG ATAACTAGTGAGGGAGACCCAGTTCAAAGAATGCTATTTATAGTAAGAGGTCACCTTCAAAGCAGCCAAGTTCTTCGAGACGGCGTGAAAAGTTGCTGCATGTTAGGCCCCGGAAACTTCAGCGGCGACGAGCTTCTTTCATGGTGTCTCAGAAGACCCTTCATCGAAAGACTACCGCCATCTTCGTCAACACTCGTAACTCTCGAAACCACTGAAGCATTTGGCCTGGAAGCAGATGATGTGAAATATGTTACGCAGCATTTTCGTTACACATTTGTGAACGAGAAGGTTAAGAGAAGCGCCAGATATTATTCACCGGGATGGAGAACTTGGGCGGCGGTGGCAATCCAATTGGCCTGGAGGAGATATAAGCACCGCCTCACGCTAACCTCTCTGTCTTTTATCCGGCCAAGGAGGCCGGTGTCTCGGTGTTCTTCGATGGGAGAGGACAGGCTCCGGCTTTATACAGCTTTGTTGACTTCACCAAAGCCAAATCAAGATGATTTCGACTTTTGA
- the LOC132175961 gene encoding uncharacterized protein LOC132175961, protein MLEGKAVIGETDMLQTMQQDALELAAKALDIFDVTEATEIARSIKKEFDGTYGPGWQCIVGTDFGSFVTHCSGCFIYFSVGSLSILLFRGSAGQEAETNQFPAFEPVKA, encoded by the exons ATGCTTGAAGGAAAAGCAGTGATTGGGGAGACTGATATGCTCCAAACCATGCAGCAAGATGCCCTTGAGCTTGCAGCAAAAGCTCTTGACATTTTCGATGTCACTGAGGCCACTGAAATCGCCCGCTCCATTAAAAAG GAATTTGATGGAACATATGGGCCTGGGTGGCAATGCATTGTAGGGACAGATTTCGGTTCGTTTGTGACCCATTGCTCTGGGTGTTTCATCTATTTTTCCGTAGGCAGCCTTTCAATTTTGCTCTTCAGGGGCTCTGCGGGTCAAGAAGCTGAGACTAACCAGTTTCCAGCCTTTGAGCCAGTGAAAGCATGA
- the LOC132174503 gene encoding uncharacterized protein LOC132174503, which translates to MPRRLFACFGKGGASNKCSSGERSSVTADVAAEEDRRGGAVLVELFSSQGCATSPAAEMVLSRLGRGDFDGQELPPVVVLAFHVDYWDYMGWKDPFGSSQWTVRQKAYVEALKLDTMFTPQVVVQGRAQCVGNDENALLAAIKDAPRFPAPTFQLNILRIERNLSSHTREEC; encoded by the exons ATGCCGCGTCGCTTATTCGCCTGCTTCGGCAAAGGAGGTGCCTCGAACAAGTGCTCGTCCGGGGAGCGGAGCAGCGTGACGGCTGACGTGGCGGCGGAGGAGGATCGGCGCGGCGGGGCTGTGCTGGTGGAGCTGTTCTCGTCGCAGGGTTGCGCCACGTCGCCCGCGGCGGAGATGGTGTTGTCGAGGCTGGGGAGGGGGGACTTCGACGGCCAGGAGCTGCCGCCGGTGGTGGTGCTCGCCTTTCATGTGGACTACTGGGACTACATGGGCTGGAAAGACCCATTCGGGTCGAGCCAGTGGACCGTCAGACAAAAGGCCTACGTGGAGGCCCTCAAACTCGACACCATGTTCACGCCCCAGGTGGTGGTCCAGGGTAGAGCCCAATGCGTTGGGAATGATGAGAATGCTCTCTTGGCGGCGATTAAGGACGCACCGAGGTTCCCTGCTCCCACGTTCCAG ttaaatattctacgtattGAGAGGAATTTGAGCTCACACACGAGggaagagtgttag
- the LOC132174705 gene encoding vesicle-associated protein 4-1-like has product MAVADHHNKSHSDMKLFRLCTFWQSGNTSSSSSSTQNLTHSSLGSQSNRHLEAPNSKPSPKTVSSVARSLLPPRRRLRLDPASNLYFPNEPGKQVKSAIRLKNTSRSHVAFKFQTTAPKSCYMRPPGGILAPGESIIATVFKFVEHTENNEKQLDQKSKIKFKIMSLKVKGGMEYVPELFDEQKDQVTVERILRVVFLDMERPSSALEKLKRQLAEAEAALEARKKPPVDTGPRVVGEGLVIDEWKERREKYLARQQVEAIDSA; this is encoded by the exons ATGGCCGTAGCGGACCACCACAACAAATCACACTCCGACATGAAGCTATTCCGGCTCTGCACGTTTTGGCAATCCGGGAATACGTCGTCGTCTTCGTCGTCCACGCAAAACCTCACTCATAGTAGCCTCGGGAGCCAGAGCAACCGACACCTGGAGGCCCCTAATTCGAAGCCGTCACCCAAAACGGTGTCGTCCGTGGCGCGATCGCTGCTACCGCCTCGGCGTAGGCTAAGACTCGACCCTGCCAGCAACCTCTACTTCCCAA ATGAGCCAGGTAAACAAGTGAAGAGCGCGATCAGGTTGAAGAACACTAGCAGGTCTCATGTAGCTTTTAAG TTTCAAACAACAGCACCAAAGAGCTGTTATATGAGGCCTCCTGGCGGTATCCTTGCTCCTGGAGAAAGTATTATTGCAACTG TTTTCAAGTTTGTGGAGCATACTGAGAACAATGAAAAACAATTGGACCAGAAGAGCAAGATTAAGTTCAAGATCATGAGTCTGAAGGTGAAAGGAGGAATGGAATATGTACCTGAGCTG TTTGATGAACAAAAGGATCAAGTAACTGTTGAGCGAATCTTGCGGGTTGTATTTTTAGACATGGAGCGCCCTAGTTCT GCTTTGGAAAAACTGAAGCGTCAATTAGCCGAAGCCGAGGCTGCGCTTGAAGCACGCAAGAAACCTCCTGTAGACACCGGTCCTCGGGTTGTTGGGGAAGGGCTTGTAATAGATGAATGG AAAGAGCGAAGGGAGAAATACTTGGCTAGACAACAGGTTGAAGCAATAGACTCAGCATAG